One stretch of Campylobacter sp. CCS1377 DNA includes these proteins:
- the lspA gene encoding signal peptidase II — protein MDKIKTILIFISSFLLVFVLDQWVKSLTLQGLRWQSEYLDFTYALNTGVAFSMLSFLKHYLKYLHLALIVVLFIYLLWQKNFLKDHLVAFGIILGAGSSNLFDRFIHGGVVDMFFWHKWFEFAVFNVADVFINFGIILILIKEIFHKKEKNGNYK, from the coding sequence ATGGATAAAATAAAAACTATTTTAATTTTTATTTCAAGCTTTCTTTTAGTTTTTGTTTTAGATCAGTGGGTAAAATCCTTAACTCTGCAAGGCTTGAGATGGCAAAGTGAATATTTAGATTTTACTTACGCTTTAAATACAGGCGTTGCTTTTTCTATGCTTAGTTTTTTGAAGCATTATTTAAAATATTTACATTTAGCTTTAATTGTGGTACTTTTTATTTATCTTTTGTGGCAAAAAAATTTTCTAAAGGACCATCTTGTGGCTTTTGGCATCATACTAGGCGCGGGAAGTTCCAATTTATTTGACCGTTTTATACACGGTGGAGTTGTAGATATGTTTTTTTGGCATAAATGGTTTGAATTTGCTGTGTTTAATGTCGCTGATGTGTTTATCAACTTTGGCATTATTCTGATTTTAATAAAAGAAATTTTTCATAAAAAGGAAAAAAATGGAAATTATAAATGA
- the cmeU gene encoding CmeU family protein, with protein sequence MKNKSEIIEKLNSLFKSRAEFYKLFDKHIPKINNTEVFDFQKAQNIDAKELYETFYHFDYAMRKLLPSIYQAYEIQHEDLDKNF encoded by the coding sequence ATGAAAAATAAAAGCGAAATAATTGAAAAGTTAAATTCATTATTTAAAAGTCGAGCAGAATTTTATAAACTTTTTGATAAACACATACCAAAGATTAACAACACAGAGGTTTTTGACTTTCAAAAAGCACAAAACATAGATGCAAAAGAACTATATGAAACTTTTTATCATTTTGACTATGCTATGAGAAAACTCTTACCTAGCATATATCAAGCTTACGAAATTCAACATGAAGATTTGGATAAAAATTTTTAG
- the hsrA gene encoding homeostatic response regulator transcription factor HsrA translates to MRILVIEDDIALNKTMIENLNDSGYQSDSSENFKDGEYFIGIRHYDLVIMSWTLPDGDGGDLINIIKQKSPRTAIIAISTKNDKDNEIKALRAGADDYVAKPLDFDILLARIEARLRMGGTNVIKIDDLTIDPDEEKITYKNQEIELKGKPFEVLTHLARHSDQIVSKEQLLDAIWEEPELVTPNVIEVAINQIRQKMDKPLNISTIETVRRRGYRFCFPKKS, encoded by the coding sequence ATGAGAATTTTAGTTATTGAGGACGATATAGCGCTAAATAAAACTATGATCGAAAATCTTAATGATTCAGGTTATCAAAGTGATTCTTCAGAAAATTTTAAAGATGGAGAATATTTTATAGGGATTAGACATTATGATCTAGTAATTATGAGTTGGACTTTGCCTGATGGAGATGGTGGTGATTTAATTAATATTATTAAGCAAAAATCTCCAAGAACCGCAATTATTGCTATTTCTACAAAAAATGATAAGGATAATGAGATTAAGGCTTTAAGAGCTGGAGCAGATGATTATGTGGCAAAGCCTTTAGATTTTGATATCTTGCTCGCAAGAATTGAAGCAAGACTTCGTATGGGTGGAACTAATGTGATTAAAATAGATGATTTGACAATAGACCCTGATGAAGAGAAGATTACTTATAAAAATCAAGAGATAGAACTTAAAGGAAAACCTTTTGAAGTATTGACTCATTTAGCCAGACATTCCGATCAAATTGTTTCTAAAGAGCAACTTTTAGATGCCATTTGGGAAGAGCCAGAGCTTGTAACTCCAAATGTTATAGAAGTGGCAATTAATCAAATTCGTCAAAAAATGGACAAACCTTTAAATATTTCTACTATTGAAACAGTTCGCCGTAGAGGTTATCGTTTCTGCTTTCCTAAAAAATCATAA
- a CDS encoding YfhL family 4Fe-4S dicluster ferredoxin → MSLLITKDCTCCDSCKEECPDQAIYEGDPIYIIDPDLCSECVNDFSEPACVVACPQDCIIPDPDNIETIEELRLKNQHKDD, encoded by the coding sequence ATGTCGCTTTTAATTACAAAAGATTGTACATGCTGTGATTCTTGTAAGGAAGAGTGTCCTGATCAAGCTATTTATGAGGGTGATCCTATTTATATTATCGATCCTGATTTATGCAGCGAGTGTGTCAATGATTTTTCAGAGCCTGCTTGTGTTGTTGCATGTCCGCAAGATTGTATTATTCCTGATCCTGATAATATCGAAACAATAGAAGAACTTCGTTTAAAAAATCAGCATAAAGATGATTAA
- a CDS encoding cytochrome-c peroxidase gives MKLLSTLSSALVASVICANAADLIQEAKDYGLAPLPKDQKGIDLILKENQIKASKFSEQKAELGKKLYFEPRLSKSGLISCNTCHNLGLGGADGISAAVGHKWTANPHHLNSPTVYNSVLNSAQFWDGRAGTLADQAKGPIEAEPEMATPAKLAVEKISSLPEYVQEFQKIYGKEGVTFDNIADAIANFERTLITPSKFDKFLEGDKNALTKEEQAGLKTFLDKGCATCHNGVNLGGTMQAFEVANKYKFANLGDFKGDANGMVKTPTLRNVAETAPYFHNGAIWSLTEAIKEMGSIQLGIEISDTEAKSIEKFLHTLTGEKPVITYPQLPVSTEKTPKPEL, from the coding sequence ATAAAGCTACTTTCGACTTTATCTTCGGCTTTAGTTGCTTCTGTTATCTGTGCAAACGCTGCAGACTTAATTCAAGAAGCTAAAGATTATGGCTTGGCACCATTACCAAAAGATCAAAAAGGAATTGATCTTATTTTGAAAGAAAATCAAATCAAGGCAAGTAAATTTAGCGAACAAAAAGCGGAACTTGGTAAAAAATTATATTTCGAACCAAGACTTTCAAAAAGCGGATTAATATCCTGTAACACCTGTCACAATCTCGGTTTAGGTGGAGCAGATGGAATTTCAGCAGCTGTAGGACATAAATGGACAGCAAATCCTCACCATTTAAATTCCCCAACAGTTTATAATTCTGTTTTAAATTCAGCTCAATTTTGGGATGGTCGTGCAGGCACTTTAGCTGATCAAGCGAAAGGTCCTATTGAAGCAGAACCTGAAATGGCAACCCCAGCCAAGTTAGCTGTAGAAAAAATTTCATCTTTACCTGAATATGTTCAAGAATTCCAAAAAATTTATGGCAAAGAAGGTGTAACATTTGATAATATTGCCGATGCTATTGCAAATTTCGAAAGAACTTTAATCACTCCTTCAAAATTTGATAAATTCCTAGAAGGCGATAAAAACGCTCTTACCAAAGAAGAACAAGCAGGTTTAAAAACCTTTTTAGATAAAGGTTGTGCAACCTGTCATAACGGTGTAAATCTTGGCGGCACAATGCAAGCATTTGAAGTAGCAAACAAATATAAATTTGCCAATCTTGGAGACTTTAAAGGTGATGCAAATGGTATGGTTAAAACTCCTACTTTAAGAAATGTTGCCGAGACAGCTCCATATTTCCATAATGGTGCAATTTGGTCTTTGACTGAAGCGATTAAAGAAATGGGGAGTATTCAACTTGGTATCGAAATTTCTGATACAGAAGCTAAAAGCATAGAAAAATTCTTACATACTTTAACAGGCGAAAAACCGGTAATTACTTACCCACAACTTCCAGTTTCTACGGAAAAAACTCCAAAACCTGAATTATAA
- the plsY gene encoding glycerol-3-phosphate 1-O-acyltransferase PlsY, with translation MENLILYALAYLLGSIPFGLILAKKFAKIKITDLGSKSIGATNVLRVVKEIDPILAKKLAIATIILDFAKAALPLLLMKYLGLSDGILWTFGILCVFGHCYSVYLLFEGGKGVATGAGVMAIMLPLELLSAFIVWFIVGKVFKISSLASLFALVVFVTTSFIYHYNMPIIDTHAPVIIIAFIVLYKHSSNIKRLVCKKECKVI, from the coding sequence ATGGAAAATTTAATACTTTATGCTTTGGCTTATTTGCTCGGTTCTATCCCTTTTGGACTTATTTTGGCAAAAAAATTTGCTAAAATTAAAATCACCGACTTAGGTTCTAAAAGCATAGGTGCGACAAATGTATTAAGAGTGGTAAAAGAGATTGATCCTATTTTGGCTAAAAAGCTTGCTATAGCAACTATTATTTTGGATTTTGCAAAAGCTGCTTTGCCTTTGTTATTAATGAAATATTTAGGATTGAGTGATGGAATTTTATGGACTTTTGGTATTTTGTGTGTTTTTGGTCACTGCTATTCTGTATATTTGCTTTTCGAAGGAGGCAAGGGGGTAGCAACAGGAGCAGGGGTTATGGCTATAATGCTTCCTTTGGAGCTTTTGAGTGCATTTATTGTATGGTTTATTGTAGGGAAAGTGTTTAAAATTTCTTCACTAGCATCTTTGTTTGCACTCGTTGTATTTGTTACAACTTCATTTATATATCATTATAATATGCCGATAATTGATACGCATGCACCTGTTATTATCATTGCTTTTATAGTGCTATATAAACATTCATCTAATATTAAAAGATTGGTGTGCAAAAAAGAATGCAAAGTTATATAA
- the fliN gene encoding flagellar motor switch protein FliN, with translation MAEELENHAGLLQSYEDILDITVDFVSELGTTNMKVSELLKLEVGSVIDLEKPAGESVELYINKRIFGKGEVMVYEKNLAIRINEILDSKSVLQYFKKES, from the coding sequence ATGGCAGAAGAATTAGAAAATCATGCAGGTTTATTGCAATCTTATGAAGATATTTTAGATATAACAGTTGATTTTGTCAGCGAGCTTGGCACAACAAACATGAAAGTAAGCGAGCTATTGAAATTAGAAGTAGGATCGGTTATAGATCTTGAAAAACCAGCTGGAGAAAGTGTTGAGCTTTATATCAATAAAAGAATTTTTGGAAAAGGCGAAGTGATGGTTTATGAAAAAAACCTTGCAATTAGAATTAATGAAATTTTAGATTCTAAAAGTGTTTTACAATATTTCAAAAAAGAAAGCTAA
- the trpA gene encoding tryptophan synthase subunit alpha: MVNFKEFYQENANVAYMVMGYPNLEESEKFLNSLDQSSIDILEIGIPYSDPISDGRIISEAALQALNQGTSIHEVFKILENVSTSKTLVFLVYYNLIFSYGIKAFVEKAKSAGIKGLIVPELPFEENEELFIECQKQGIALIALISITTPEERIKQILTRTSGFIYAVASIGITGGEKLAEQRLQSLIEKIRKYTKLPIFAGFGIKNNEDVKKIRKISDGVIVGTSIVALFKDKKDQELLDEIEQIFKK; encoded by the coding sequence ATGGTTAATTTTAAAGAATTTTATCAAGAAAATGCCAATGTGGCTTATATGGTAATGGGCTATCCTAATCTTGAGGAAAGTGAAAAATTTTTAAATTCTTTAGATCAAAGTTCTATTGATATTTTAGAAATTGGCATTCCTTATTCTGATCCAATTTCTGATGGGCGCATTATTTCAGAAGCAGCTCTACAAGCTTTAAATCAAGGTACTAGTATCCATGAAGTATTTAAAATTTTAGAGAATGTAAGCACTTCTAAAACTTTGGTTTTTTTGGTTTATTATAATCTTATTTTTTCTTATGGCATTAAAGCCTTTGTAGAAAAAGCAAAATCAGCAGGAATCAAAGGTTTAATCGTTCCCGAACTCCCTTTTGAAGAGAATGAAGAATTGTTTATTGAATGTCAAAAACAAGGTATTGCCCTAATTGCCCTTATTAGTATCACCACTCCAGAAGAAAGAATCAAGCAAATTCTTACAAGAACAAGTGGTTTTATCTATGCTGTAGCAAGCATTGGGATTACAGGCGGAGAAAAACTTGCCGAACAAAGACTTCAATCTTTAATTGAAAAAATTCGAAAATATACCAAATTACCTATTTTCGCAGGCTTTGGTATAAAAAACAATGAAGATGTGAAAAAAATTCGCAAAATCTCCGATGGAGTGATAGTTGGAACAAGTATTGTAGCTTTATTTAAAGATAAAAAAGATCAAGAATTATTAGACGAAATAGAGCAAATTTTTAAAAAATAA
- the hemJ gene encoding protoporphyrinogen oxidase HemJ → MEIINEYYQWVKWLHYLAFISWMAGLFYLPRLFVYHSENKDNVGFVKVIKIQEEKLYYYIQNPAMIITVLTGILMLIVHKEILLSHGYIHAKLLFAILLLLYHFDNLRYLKQLKNDTCKKSGKFFRAYNEIPTLLLIGIISMMILTPF, encoded by the coding sequence ATGGAAATTATAAATGAATATTATCAATGGGTAAAATGGTTGCATTATTTGGCTTTTATTTCGTGGATGGCTGGGCTTTTTTATTTACCAAGGCTTTTTGTGTATCATAGCGAAAATAAAGATAATGTGGGTTTTGTAAAAGTGATAAAAATTCAAGAAGAAAAACTTTATTATTACATACAAAATCCAGCTATGATTATTACTGTTTTAACGGGAATTTTAATGCTCATAGTACATAAAGAAATTTTACTAAGTCATGGCTATATTCACGCAAAATTACTTTTTGCTATTTTATTGTTGCTTTATCATTTTGATAATTTGCGCTATTTAAAACAACTAAAAAATGATACTTGTAAAAAAAGTGGTAAATTTTTCAGAGCTTACAATGAAATACCGACCTTGCTTCTAATAGGTATTATTTCAATGATGATTCTTACACCATTCTAA
- a CDS encoding Ppx/GppA phosphatase family protein → MAKRTAVVDLGSNSIRMVVFEKTSRYAFHVIGEYKQKVRLGENAYNNGKILQAEAMSKAEEVLAFFKEKAIKNKCKKMLIVGTSALRDAPNSKEFIKRIWNNLGLHIRCIDGKTESYLGGVAAVNLLGGFDNATTLDIGGGSSELCLIKNGKIVDALSLDIGTVRLKELFYDNNKQEKLEEFLKPILGLIPSHFKNENLIAIGGSLRAISSSIMQKNSYPLKILHGFCYLLKDEKAHINKISTASPDFLANCGIKKDRFDTIQEGALIFLKVIEKLGSKRVITSGVGVREGVYLQDLLRPLHTFPASFNPSIKSLQDRFFWDKKCVIPYYATQIFDSLISVHNLQSSYKQILIWAAKLSYIGRYLNFYFSNEHSAYMALHGLNYGFTHEQKVLISVLIRLNGKKITPYNLDPYQSLLPDTQVIVWLNFILALAKIIAVFSHDCKKIHFNYTQNVLHIYVNSKLEMISDEIKKINKPISVNLIYKENF, encoded by the coding sequence ATGGCTAAAAGAACCGCTGTTGTTGATCTTGGCTCGAATTCCATTCGTATGGTGGTTTTTGAAAAAACTTCCAGATATGCTTTTCATGTAATTGGCGAATATAAACAAAAAGTAAGATTAGGTGAAAATGCTTACAACAATGGTAAAATATTGCAAGCCGAGGCAATGTCAAAAGCCGAAGAAGTCCTAGCGTTTTTTAAAGAAAAGGCAATAAAAAATAAATGCAAAAAAATGCTTATAGTTGGAACTTCTGCTTTAAGAGATGCACCAAATTCAAAAGAATTTATTAAAAGAATTTGGAATAACTTGGGATTGCATATTCGTTGCATTGATGGCAAGACAGAATCATATTTGGGCGGTGTAGCAGCCGTAAATTTATTGGGTGGATTTGATAATGCTACAACTTTAGACATTGGTGGTGGTTCTAGCGAGCTTTGTTTAATTAAAAATGGTAAGATTGTTGATGCTTTATCTTTAGATATTGGAACGGTTCGTCTAAAGGAATTATTTTATGATAATAATAAGCAAGAAAAGCTTGAAGAATTTTTAAAACCCATATTGGGACTTATCCCTAGCCACTTTAAAAATGAAAATCTTATCGCTATTGGTGGAAGCTTAAGGGCGATTTCTAGCTCCATTATGCAAAAGAATTCTTATCCTTTAAAAATTTTACATGGCTTTTGTTATCTTTTGAAAGATGAAAAAGCTCATATTAATAAAATCTCAACAGCTTCCCCAGATTTTTTAGCTAATTGTGGTATTAAAAAAGATCGTTTTGATACCATTCAAGAAGGAGCTTTGATTTTTTTAAAAGTGATTGAAAAACTAGGCAGTAAAAGAGTAATTACAAGCGGAGTAGGGGTGCGCGAAGGGGTTTATTTGCAAGATTTATTAAGGCCTTTGCATACTTTTCCTGCGTCATTTAATCCTAGTATTAAATCTCTACAAGATCGTTTTTTTTGGGATAAAAAGTGTGTTATACCTTATTATGCTACGCAAATTTTCGACAGTTTAATTTCTGTTCATAATTTACAATCAAGCTATAAGCAAATTCTTATCTGGGCGGCTAAATTATCTTATATTGGTAGATATTTAAATTTTTATTTTTCCAATGAACATTCTGCTTATATGGCTTTGCATGGTTTAAATTATGGATTTACGCATGAACAAAAAGTGTTAATTTCTGTATTAATTAGATTAAATGGCAAAAAAATTACCCCTTATAATCTTGATCCCTATCAAAGTTTATTGCCTGATACTCAAGTTATTGTGTGGTTAAATTTTATTTTGGCTTTAGCTAAGATTATTGCTGTTTTTTCACATGATTGTAAAAAAATTCATTTTAATTATACGCAAAATGTTTTACATATTTATGTAAATTCTAAGCTTGAAATGATAAGTGATGAAATTAAAAAAATCAATAAGCCCATTTCTGTAAATTTAATTTACAAAGAAAATTTTTAA
- the trpB gene encoding tryptophan synthase subunit beta, which produces MNKKSYYGNFGGQFLPETAMNAINELEKAYYKIAFSKDFKKELKNLLKNYVGRKTPLYHAKNLSKHYGHEIYLKREDLNHTGAHKINNALAQALLAKKMGKKKIIAETGAGQHGLATATAAALLGLECEIFMGTLDVQRQALNVYKMELLGAKVNAIDFGLKTLKEATTAAIQAWVSDVENLFYVIGSVVGPHPYPKMVTHFQSIIGKECKEQLKKLGKNADIIIAAVGGGSNAAGIFYEFLNDKKVRLIGIEAAGLGIDTPYHAATLTKGRDGIIHGMKTKVLQDDLGNILPVHSISAGLDYPGVGPMHAHLFETKRVEYHAINDDECINALKLLCLKEGIIPAIESAHALAFLDKICPRLKHKNTIIVNLSGRGDKDMDTIRTYEKGKIYG; this is translated from the coding sequence ATGAATAAAAAATCCTACTATGGAAATTTTGGCGGACAATTTTTACCAGAAACCGCTATGAATGCGATTAATGAACTTGAAAAAGCTTATTATAAAATTGCTTTTAGTAAAGATTTTAAAAAAGAACTTAAAAATTTACTTAAAAACTATGTTGGCAGAAAAACTCCGCTTTATCATGCAAAAAATCTTAGCAAACACTATGGGCACGAAATTTATCTTAAACGCGAAGATTTAAATCATACTGGCGCACATAAAATAAACAACGCCTTAGCACAGGCACTTTTAGCTAAAAAAATGGGTAAGAAAAAAATAATAGCTGAAACTGGCGCTGGACAACATGGACTTGCTACAGCAACTGCAGCTGCACTACTTGGCTTGGAATGCGAAATTTTTATGGGGACTTTAGATGTGCAAAGACAGGCTTTAAATGTTTATAAAATGGAACTTTTGGGTGCTAAAGTTAATGCGATTGATTTTGGATTAAAAACCTTAAAAGAAGCCACTACAGCGGCAATTCAAGCTTGGGTAAGTGATGTGGAAAATCTTTTTTATGTTATTGGAAGTGTGGTAGGTCCTCATCCTTACCCAAAAATGGTCACTCATTTTCAAAGCATCATAGGAAAAGAATGCAAAGAGCAACTTAAAAAACTTGGCAAAAATGCAGATATTATCATAGCAGCAGTAGGTGGAGGTAGTAATGCTGCAGGAATTTTTTATGAATTTTTAAACGATAAAAAAGTAAGACTTATAGGTATAGAGGCTGCTGGACTTGGGATTGACACGCCTTATCATGCTGCAACACTCACAAAAGGACGAGATGGGATTATACATGGCATGAAAACCAAAGTATTACAAGATGATTTAGGAAATATCTTGCCTGTGCATAGTATTTCTGCTGGACTTGATTATCCTGGTGTTGGACCAATGCATGCTCATTTATTTGAAACCAAAAGAGTAGAATATCATGCCATTAATGACGATGAGTGCATCAATGCTTTAAAATTACTTTGTCTTAAAGAAGGCATTATCCCTGCCATAGAAAGCGCGCACGCCTTAGCATTTTTAGATAAAATATGCCCTCGTTTAAAACATAAAAATACTATAATCGTCAATCTTTCAGGCAGAGGAGATAAAGATATGGATACGATTAGAACTTATGAAAAAGGAAAAATTTATGGTTAA
- a CDS encoding coproporphyrinogen III oxidase family protein, which yields MNFIQNLALKYSHIMMQQSLRKGFNVKLLKQGQEKIPNSSKEYMLYAHIPFCHTFCPYCSFHKYYYKEDLAKYYFQSLREEIKQIKDKGFDFTSMYVGGGTTLINEEELIKTLELCKKLFNIKEISCESDPNHIDPKKLSMFKGLIDRLSCGVQSFDNRILKKVARYDKFGSSEFLQEKISKALGILPIFSIDLIFNFPSQSKEQLLSDLIIAKKLAPQQITTYPLMKSNLTKENIAKALGVSIKDNEFEFYQIIRDFFKDYQCNNGWSFSLEKTKLNDEYVGSHHEYLGVGSGAFSFLDGELLINAFNLNDYSNFVRQKQNANIAKANFNKKEIIKYCFLTEIFSGKIEIKKFNQTLECDLKKDLYIELLGLKFANAIYEKDGCLYSTSFGQYLFVVLMKDFYTGMDLVRAVFRDDVRLKNKDYIDIMKEKVNPLNSANMEFKAD from the coding sequence ATGAATTTTATACAAAATTTAGCTTTAAAATATTCTCATATAATGATGCAGCAATCTTTAAGAAAAGGTTTTAATGTTAAACTTTTAAAACAAGGGCAAGAAAAAATTCCTAATTCTAGCAAAGAGTATATGCTTTATGCTCACATTCCATTTTGCCATACTTTTTGTCCTTATTGTAGTTTTCATAAATATTACTACAAAGAAGATTTGGCAAAATATTATTTTCAAAGTCTAAGGGAGGAAATCAAACAAATTAAAGATAAGGGCTTTGATTTTACTTCTATGTATGTTGGGGGTGGGACAACTTTAATCAATGAAGAGGAATTGATTAAAACTTTAGAGCTTTGTAAAAAGCTTTTTAATATCAAAGAAATTTCTTGCGAGAGCGATCCAAATCACATAGATCCAAAAAAACTTTCTATGTTTAAAGGACTTATAGATCGTTTGAGTTGTGGAGTGCAAAGTTTTGATAATAGAATTTTAAAAAAAGTAGCTAGATATGATAAATTTGGTTCTAGTGAATTTTTGCAAGAAAAAATTTCTAAAGCACTTGGAATTTTGCCTATTTTTAGTATTGATTTGATTTTTAATTTTCCTTCGCAAAGCAAAGAACAACTTTTAAGTGATTTGATAATTGCTAAAAAATTGGCTCCACAGCAAATCACAACTTATCCTTTAATGAAATCAAATCTTACAAAAGAAAATATTGCTAAAGCTTTGGGTGTAAGCATTAAGGATAATGAATTTGAATTTTATCAAATAATACGCGATTTTTTTAAAGACTATCAGTGTAATAATGGCTGGAGTTTTTCTTTAGAAAAAACTAAGTTAAACGATGAATATGTAGGTTCTCATCACGAGTATTTAGGTGTGGGTAGCGGTGCTTTTAGCTTTTTAGATGGGGAGCTCTTAATCAATGCTTTTAATTTAAATGATTATTCTAATTTTGTAAGACAAAAACAAAATGCTAATATCGCAAAGGCAAATTTTAATAAAAAAGAGATTATTAAATACTGTTTTTTAACCGAAATTTTTTCAGGAAAAATCGAAATTAAAAAATTTAATCAAACTTTAGAATGTGATTTAAAAAAAGATTTATACATAGAATTATTAGGTTTAAAATTTGCTAATGCTATTTATGAAAAAGATGGTTGTTTGTATTCAACTTCTTTTGGACAGTATCTTTTTGTCGTTTTGATGAAAGATTTTTACACGGGTATGGATCTTGTTCGTGCTGTATTTAGAGATGATGTAAGACTTAAAAATAAAGATTATATTGATATCATGAAAGAAAAAGTTAATCCGCTAAATTCTGCTAATATGGAATTTAAAGCGGATTAA
- the glmM gene encoding phosphoglucosamine mutase yields MKLFGTDGVRGKAGEFLDSFLAMRLAMAAGIYFKDKALTNNILVGKDTRRSGYMIENAIVSGLTSIGYNVIEIGPMPTPAIAFLTEDMRCDAGIMISASHNPYYDNGIKFFDAHGNKLDEQAEAKIEEIYFNDKLIEEARTTKSQIGQAKRIDDVIGRYIVSIKNSFPKELTLKSLRVVLDVAHGASYKVAPTVFKELGADVIVINDKPNGLNINENCGALHPLNLALEVKKFRADVGFAFDGDADRLVVVDEKGEVAHGDSLLGVLALFLKKQGKLKSSVVSTIMSNGALKEFLSKHKITHETCNVGDKYVLEKLKECGGNFGGEQSGHIIFSDYAKTGDGLVAALQFSALMLSEAKSASEILNQVKPYPQLLHNLKISEKKDLSKLAGLEELKKDLEKKGIASLFRYSGTENLIRLLLEAKDIKLLEKEMKAVESFFMKALNG; encoded by the coding sequence ATGAAACTTTTTGGGACAGATGGTGTTCGTGGCAAGGCGGGTGAATTTTTAGATAGTTTTTTAGCAATGCGTCTTGCTATGGCTGCTGGAATTTATTTTAAAGATAAAGCCCTTACAAACAATATCTTAGTAGGAAAAGACACAAGAAGAAGCGGTTATATGATAGAAAATGCTATCGTTTCAGGACTTACTTCTATAGGTTATAATGTTATAGAAATAGGCCCTATGCCAACACCTGCTATTGCGTTTTTAACTGAAGATATGCGTTGTGATGCAGGGATTATGATATCAGCTTCGCATAATCCTTACTATGATAATGGCATTAAATTTTTTGATGCACATGGAAATAAACTTGATGAGCAAGCAGAAGCAAAAATAGAAGAAATTTATTTTAATGATAAACTCATAGAAGAAGCAAGAACAACAAAATCACAAATTGGTCAAGCAAAAAGAATTGATGATGTGATAGGAAGATATATTGTTTCTATAAAAAATTCTTTTCCTAAAGAGCTGACTTTAAAATCTTTGCGCGTTGTTTTAGATGTGGCTCATGGGGCTTCTTATAAGGTAGCACCTACGGTTTTTAAAGAACTTGGTGCAGATGTAATTGTGATCAATGATAAGCCAAATGGTTTAAATATCAATGAAAATTGTGGAGCATTGCATCCTTTAAATTTAGCCTTAGAAGTAAAAAAATTTAGAGCAGATGTGGGCTTTGCTTTTGATGGGGATGCGGATCGTTTGGTTGTTGTGGATGAAAAAGGTGAAGTGGCTCATGGGGATAGTCTTTTAGGTGTTTTAGCTTTATTTTTGAAAAAACAAGGCAAGCTAAAATCAAGCGTAGTTAGCACTATAATGAGTAATGGTGCTTTAAAAGAGTTTTTAAGCAAACATAAAATCACACATGAAACTTGCAATGTAGGCGATAAATACGTACTTGAAAAACTCAAAGAATGTGGTGGAAATTTTGGCGGAGAGCAAAGTGGGCATATTATTTTTAGTGACTATGCAAAAACTGGAGATGGTTTGGTAGCTGCTTTACAATTTAGTGCTTTAATGCTTAGTGAAGCAAAAAGTGCAAGTGAAATTTTAAATCAAGTTAAGCCTTACCCACAACTTTTACATAATCTTAAAATTTCAGAGAAAAAAGACTTAAGCAAGCTTGCAGGTTTGGAAGAGTTGAAAAAAGATTTAGAAAAAAAAGGAATTGCTAGTTTGTTTAGGTATTCAGGTACAGAAAATTTAATACGCTTATTGCTTGAAGCAAAAGATATTAAGCTTTTAGAAAAAGAAATGAAAGCTGTTGAAAGCTTTTTTATGAAAGCATTGAATGGATAA
- a CDS encoding dihydroneopterin aldolase, with the protein MQSYIKIKITFKCIIGLLDFERKKKQKIIVKFRAKSDEFLDYAEISEWIKKSYKKYQFKTIEESLEFIVVNFKDKYKKATYVKIVTCKPRIIKHAKVGAILEKFF; encoded by the coding sequence ATGCAAAGTTATATAAAAATAAAAATAACTTTTAAGTGTATTATTGGGCTTTTAGACTTTGAGCGTAAAAAAAAACAAAAAATTATAGTGAAATTTAGAGCTAAATCTGATGAATTTTTAGATTATGCTGAAATTTCTGAGTGGATAAAAAAAAGCTATAAAAAGTATCAATTTAAAACTATAGAAGAATCTTTAGAATTTATTGTTGTAAATTTTAAAGATAAGTATAAAAAAGCGACTTATGTAAAAATTGTGACTTGCAAACCACGAATTATTAAACATGCTAAAGTAGGGGCAATTTTAGAAAAATTTTTTTAA